The following are encoded together in the Mammaliicoccus vitulinus genome:
- the deoC gene encoding deoxyribose-phosphate aldolase, giving the protein MSLAKYIDHTALKPDTTLEQINALLEEAKEYGFKSVCVNPTHVAHAKKVLEGSDVLVCTVIGFPLGATTSEVKAFETEDAIKKGASEVDMVINIGALKDGRDEDVKKDIESVISAANGVTTKVIIETSLLTDAEKVRACELALAAGADFVKTSTGFSTGGATAEDIKLMRETVGPDLGVKASGGIRSYEDVKTMIDNGATRIGASAGVKILKGESSDSDY; this is encoded by the coding sequence ATGTCATTAGCTAAATATATCGATCACACAGCTTTAAAACCAGATACAACTTTGGAACAAATTAATGCTTTATTAGAAGAAGCGAAAGAATATGGTTTCAAATCAGTATGTGTTAATCCTACACATGTTGCACATGCTAAAAAAGTTCTAGAAGGTTCAGATGTACTTGTATGTACTGTAATCGGATTTCCACTTGGCGCAACTACAAGTGAAGTTAAAGCATTCGAAACAGAAGATGCGATTAAAAAAGGTGCTTCAGAAGTAGATATGGTCATTAACATTGGAGCATTGAAAGATGGTAGAGATGAAGATGTTAAAAAAGATATTGAAAGTGTCATTTCTGCAGCTAATGGCGTAACGACTAAAGTCATTATTGAAACTTCTTTATTAACAGACGCTGAAAAAGTAAGAGCTTGTGAATTAGCTTTAGCAGCTGGTGCAGATTTCGTTAAAACTTCAACTGGTTTCTCAACTGGTGGTGCAACTGCAGAAGATATCAAATTGATGAGAGAAACAGTAGGTCCAGATTTAGGCGTCAAAGCTTCTGGCGGTATCCGATCATACGAAGATGTTAAAACTATGATTGATAATGGTGCAACTCGTATTGGCGCTTCAGCAGGCGTGAAAATTTTAAAAGGTGAATCATCTGATTCAGATTACTAA